The following DNA comes from Hordeum vulgare subsp. vulgare chromosome 3H, MorexV3_pseudomolecules_assembly, whole genome shotgun sequence.
actagataggaatatcctgatgatttgaattttttccacatcttctatgtgcccaaaacatagttcTCCATcaaattttagccccatctaacaatccatgtgagatcATCATCCaatatttgtttctggtaatatttttaatttgtgaagcaactacattttatattgctttatagttgatgaaaattatgCCATCATCATATCCGTTCCATGCTAGTGGTTGAATACTAGAatatttttggtgtttctctgattaaatagataccctttagtaaagggatcaacaaactatgccatgaatgtggctcgCTTCCTACTAAATTGTAGATGTTTCCAACCAATGATAACTCTTCCCACAGATTACCCCACTATATCCAATCTGAGGCGTCCACACTCGATGGAGGGCTCGGTGGAGGTCGGCGTGACATCCTCAACTGTTGTTATAGTAACTTATGTAATTAAGTTACAGTGATTCCACACTAGTGTTGCCACGTCACCATGATTTCTATTGTTGATCTCGCATTAGTTCAAACGGttcgaatttgaatttcaaaataaagtcaagcgataaaagtttttgaatgtcaaaataaaaatgttcgaaTGTGTCGTATATTACCTAGGAGAATTGTTTTTTAGAAACTATTAATTTTAAAGGGTTTCATTGCGCTAAAATGAAATAAAACTAAAGCttttaaataataaaataaaaacagaaacaaataataaaaaggaggaaagaaacccCCCTTGGCCCAAACTGGGCCGGCCCCATCCAGCCCACCTAATCGGGGGTATTTAAACCCATCTAACCCTAAATCCACCCACAACCTCACTCCGAGTCCACCCCACGCCGCCACCCTATCCAAGAGGGAAGGCCCCCCTCGCTCTCTCACCCAcggcgccccttctccaccaccgacCGCGCCGGACCTCCCTCCCCTCGCTCACCTCACCCAGCCGCCGCgacctcctccagctccctccacTTCGCCTCTCCTCCTGATTCGCATCACTTCCCTATGCAACTGTGGTAGAGCCATGGTGGGGATCCTGGCATGGGCCGCCCCTCGCTGCGCGTCTCAACCAGGGTTTTCCGTACCGATGGTCGTCGCCAACGCGGCGCTGCCCTCCCCGCCGATGCCGCCCCCGTCGGCATGGATCGTCGTCGTGGCGCTGGTGCTCGTGCGCTTAGCCCTCACCCCGATGCTGGTGCTGGTGCGCTTCGCCCTCACGCCGATGCTCGTGCTCGTGTGCGTCCTCTGCGTCCCGGCGGGAGCCCTCGCCTGCCTGTTCTTCGCCACTGCGTGGGTCACCTCCGCGGCCTCGGCTGCACAGGTCGTGGTGGGCCGCGCCTGGGGCGAGGGCTCCGCCCCCTTCCTCTTCCTCCAGGAGCTCATGTACGGGGCGTTCAAGGTGTGCGTCTACAGCTTCCTTGTTTTCCTCGCGCTTGCCGTCCTGTTGGTGTGCGTGGCCTACGTGATTGCAGTTGTATCTGGGTCCACTTCGGGATTCAAGAAGGTATCGTGCAAATTAACTCCCTGTTACCTTTATTCCCGTTGAAATTGCAGTGCAGCAGTacataggcaagtgttatcaGCATGTTCTAGTTAAGTTGCCATATATGTTATGTTAAGTAATTAATTTCGTAGTTCGGGTTGTCCTTatgtgtagtagtagtagtagtagcttaCTTCCATGTGTGTTCATCACTTCATTTTCATCCTACCATTTCAGGGGGAAATGGTCGGTTCTGTAATGGAGGATGTGGGGATATTTGGTATGCATGCGACAGCTTGCGTTATGATCCCAGCTGTTGTTCTTGGTCTCTGGAGGGACTGCCAGGCGGACAGGAAAGCACCATCGCAGGTCTGTtgaggtatatatatacctccCCCTTTGCTTTGCTCCCCTGTATCTGTGAGCTATATGGTCTTTTTCAGTTATAATCTACATATTTTGTGTAGTCTCAATTAAGAAAGAGGAGTGAAGATGTGTTTCTAATCATTCGTATTGCATAAAAGAATGTAATTGTTATACCTCATAGTAATGTGATAATAGCTTTTCATTTGTTCCTCGACCAAACTCTGTTGATGGTGCTGTTCCAAGCAAACTGGTCTGTGTTGTGTTGTGCTGCTTGATACCATAGTAGATGAACAGGGTTGTCCAGCTGGGTTTGGATGTGTTACGTTGTGTAATGGTAGGGGAGCCAACATCTTTGTTGGTCATACATTCAGTAGATTTCACCTGAAAGTGGTAGTGACCGATGTTGAAAGTATTGTCGTCTTGCATCACTGTAACAATAAAATATTTATCTAATATCTCTCGCAGTGTAtcttcatttctttctttttttttctcttttttttgccgGTGATTCATTTCTTTCTCTTGTTTCTTCAAGCAAGTAGTCGACTTCTTTTCCAACTATGATGTTGCTTTGTTTTCCCACTATGATATTTCATACCTATTCGAAATATTGTTAGTCTACTAAGGTGCAGTAAGACTTGTTTACTTTTGAATAAATGATGAATGAGTTCATTAAAATAAATACCTTAGACATAGTTTTGGCTGGGTGCATGTGTAGATGCCTTGGTCCTTTTTTATCCTCTCTAGCATTGCTTACAGGCGATTTACCACAAATTATCACCAAGTGATTGTGATTACAAATAATATAGAGAAAGAACCAACACAAATTGGAGTTTTCCTCTGCTAGCTACATATAGTCTACTGCTTTTCAAAAAATCCCTTTCATAAGTTTGGATGCTTAACTGAATTTGGTGAAGCTAGTCTAGCCTATGCCTTAGATACGTATCACAAGTTCACCACCAAGTGATCACAATGTGGCATCGGTACACTTCAGCCTATTAACCTCCACATATGATTTTCAGTTTAGTGGTCAAGATTATTTGCTGCAAAGCATTTCAGCAATGTGTTGTTACTGATATATGAATACTTGTGTGAAAACGAGATGGATCTAGCGATGTACGTGCAGATGCAGAGgtcctatattttatttttccattTATATATGATTACTTGTGTGAATTTGTTCATTTGCATGTCTGAGAGGTTTTATCGTGCAGTAGTAATCGATCAAGTCCACgcgtttgctgctactgttaaatGTTAATCACCTGCTCCATCATAGTCGTCTTTTGTCTTGTTTGTCCTGCGCCGATTAGATTCGGAGTGTATTGTAGGAGAGCATCCATTCCTGCACTTTCTATTGGAATCTATACATGCATAGTTCCATAAACATATATTGGAATGTGAAGTGAGTGTGGTCTCAGCTCTACTATGTGTTTTCTTCCAGGAGGCAGCCAAGAAGCACCACCACCTCGACCTCAACACCCTCCGGGGCCACACCGACTGCATCACCGTGCTCGACTTCTCCAGTGACGCCTGCAACCTAGCCACCGGCGATCCTTTGCTCAAAGTAATTATCTTATTGTATCCAATCATTTGTACTCTACTTGTATTTTGCATTTTCTATGATTTATGCCTCTAGATTAACCAACTGCTGTAGAATGTCAATTTTTTGAAGATTCTTATGGTTGTTTAATTAAGGTTTTAAAATTTTATAACTGTTGTTTTAGGCTTTAGAGGAGACACCCTTTCTGCAGCCCAGGTAATGGGCCATGCTGGTCATTTCTTATGATTTAAGAGTTGGATTCAGTGTGTCTACTGCTAGTTGAGGTTCACTGACTGTTTCTTTATCCACTCTGCCTACAGCAAgatgacttacccatagtgatgaatttgctcaaTATAAAGCAGCACCAGTCACACTCTCTGTTCATCTTCCATCGCTGGAAGATAGACCGCATCTTGAGGAAGAAGCTGGTCGGTGGTGTTGCATGTTTTCTGTAGTTATGTGAATTGCATGTTTAATTGGTCGTGGAAATGTGCATCTACTTTCCTGAAAGTTGATCTTGTCTTGACTCTTGACTAGGTGTAATTAACAACATGACGCGCTTTATTATGACTAGACGGATGCTAGCACGCACATTGACTAGACGTGTTGACGTATACTTGCTGTCAATTGGATCATTCTTCTTTAGGTTTCATTGGTCGGCCTATCAATTTCCTTGTGGAACGTGGGTCATGACTCAAACTTGTTGTCAATTGGAATACAAGATTATCCTTCTTTGGTTTCATTGGTTGGCCTGTCTATTTGTTTGTTGTCATCGCTGTTTAGTTAAATTGGCTGATTAGGTTTCTGTCTAACCTCAGAAGAGTTTTAATTATTTTAACCTCAGAATGTTTCTGGACAGTACTGTTGAGTTTTACAATGGTTACCCAGAAAGTTGGTTTTCCTCCTAGCAAGAATATTAGATAATAGATGATGCACATTACTGCTTGATCtatacaatgagagtgctatctttAAATTCATTGGATAGGGGCATGTGCTATCATTAGGGTGCCTTTGTTGTTGTATAATATGCCTATAAAACACTTGTTTGGTCATGTTAAATAAAACAGGGCATTGAAAATTGACAGTGCATTTTGTTATCTAGCGAACCTAAGCGATTTCATACGCCTGACAAAGTTGATGCTTTATTCCTGATGTACAATTTACAAGCTGTTACCTGGGCACCTGTTAATGTTAACAGATACCTAGAGCGAATGCTGATTCGTCTTTTGCTGGATTTCTACAAGTTTCTCAACGAAAGAATTCAGAAAGTTGACAATGTGATTTCTAGAAGTTTCTCAATGAAAGAATTCAGAAAGTTGACAATgttatttttgcatttttcagTGAGGAGGAGGTTGGGTGTGTTCAAGACGAATGATGAAGCCGTGACGTACAAAGTTTTAGGAAGGACTCCAACATCAGGAAGGACTCCAACATCAGGCAGGTTTCTATGGTAAGCATGTCGGTTCCATTCGCTCCCGCCCGTGTCTCTTTGTTCTCGTTCTAACTCGTGTTGGGATTACGATTTTAAATAGCAGATAGCGGGCTCGCTATGGATTTGGGCCGGTATAGCGGATTGCAAATCGCGTATGCTATTGTGGGCGCTATGTCCTCACAATATACTTATAAAAATGTGTAAGATATTAAGCGTGTTTTGTATATTTTTATAGAGTTGTCAGTAAAAATCAGTTTTTTAACTTTGCAATTTATTTGTATAAGCTCTGTGTGACGGTCTCCCTAAGTTACACGCACATAAGATCTTTCCATGGTCAAAGCTGTTGGCTACAGTCTACTAAAAACACTAATGAAACAATTGTGTCCGTGTGTATCCAGCCCCATACCTCAATATTTTAATCAAAGAACTTCTTTGTTCGGAAGCACCATGTTAAATTAATCAACTTGTAATGAGATAAGACTTTTCGTGTAGCAACTGTCTTGGTTCTACCTGCAACAAAATTGTTTTGGTTCTGCACTTTCCATCGTGTACCAAAGTAGCAACACTTCAGGCTAGCAACATAACcaaggggagagagaggtgggtcgTACAAGAGCTAGACGGTACTGCATGCGTGAAATACATGCTTGTGGTGGTGTTTAGGGTTCTGTTTGTAGACTTGTTAGGATTTGTATAGTCTATGTTCATCGATTCAAACTGTTGCTCGAATATTAGTTTCCATATCCGCCTTGCCATTTTGCATGAGTTCAACTATTCCTCTTTTGTTAATTCTTATCCTGAGATCTGTTGCCTTGCACCACACTAATGTTTCATCCTTGCACCACACTAATGTTTGAATGAATTATGAATTGCAGGAGAAGGCTTCCTACTTTACCAATGCTGAGAAGCTCAAGGTCGGGTACACTTCGCGTACACGGATTAGAAGAGCAACAGCAGGGGAGGGGATCTGAAGTCTTTGGAACGGTGGTGTAATTGATTGATGATGgatggttgctgttgttggtagAAATGGTAGAAAGACTTTTAAGCGGCAGCTGTTCCTGGTAGAAATGGTAGCTCTAGTCCCATGTAGTGTAGCTCACGTGCTTGGGCTGCCCAATGTTGCTTCATTTTTATGTTAATTAAGTTTGTCAAATGTACCTACTGTCGTGTCTTCATTTTTATATTAATTAAGTTTGTCAAATTTACCTACTGCCGTGTCATGGCTTGTTTGAATTCCCTCTTTGTtgcacaaatagaaatgaaaccaagttctgaaacaaaaagttgctgaattcaaaaatgaaaaaaggccaaaactgaaactggaccaaatgtatttgggcactaaaaggccagggcccaaattataatgatacataaaatttgaaaaaatatatattagaagtggctgtaaataggctaaggccaaaAAAGAAGCCCAACAAGAAAAGGCCCAAAAAATAaatccagcccatgtgatcaattgaaatgggttgggctgattttagccatgatgttttgatttcgtcgtaattttgccacgtaggactgccacgtaggactgggtttgattgccaacgatgatttaggatcgtcgtaaaagttatgacaatccaggaatcgtcataaaagttacgacaatccaggaatcgtcgtaaaagttatgacgtttTTAATCAAAATAGCGTCATGTATTAGCATATTCATCAAAGCGctaattccaactccgagatgcttgaaccagtccataaatggatcgctggagcttgcatactttgttagcattctttgaatcgacaaaaccttcgggttgcatcatatacaactcttccttaagaaaaccgttaaggaacgccgttttgacatccatctgcaagatttcataatcgaaaaatgcagctattgctaacatgattcggacggacttaagcatggctatcggtgagaatgtctcatcgtagtcaactccttgaacttgcgaaaaaccctctgccacaagtcgagctttataaacgtccatactttgttttcaaacatagatcctatctcagacttcatggcctctaaccatctattggaatccatgcccaccattgcttcttcctaattcgcaggttcattgttg
Coding sequences within:
- the LOC123441954 gene encoding uncharacterized protein LOC123441954, with product MVGILAWAAPRCASQPGFSVPMVVANAALPSPPMPPPSAWIVVVALVLVRLALTPMLVLVRFALTPMLVLVCVLCVPAGALACLFFATAWVTSAASAAQVVVGRAWGEGSAPFLFLQELMYGAFKVCVYSFLVFLALAVLLVCVAYVIAVVSGSTSGFKKGEMVGSVMEDVGIFGMHATACVMIPAVVLGLWRDCQADRKAPSQEAAKKHHHLDLNTLRGHTDCITVLDFSSDACNLATGDPLLKALEETPFLQPSKMTYP